Proteins found in one Terribacillus sp. DMT04 genomic segment:
- the argJ gene encoding bifunctional glutamate N-acetyltransferase/amino-acid acetyltransferase ArgJ, translating into MIKTKQAAYTIIEDGNVSSPGGFQAGGAAIGLRKGNKLDLGWIYSEIPASAAGVYTLNSFRAAPLLVTEESIQQEGKLQGIVVNSANANACTGEEGLINAYTMRQTFADQLGIPAAYAAVASTGLIGVQLPMDKVIDGIHSIEPQGQADDFAHAILTTDTCTKQVAVTVSIDGVPVTIGGAAKGSGMIHPNMATMLAFVTTDAAIPADVLEQLLKQSTDQSYNMITVDGDTSTNDMVLVLANGKAGNKELHADHPEWEKFYEAFHYVSQELAKKIARDGEGATKLVEVRVQHAASAGEAGAIGKTVVASSLVKTAIYGADPNWGRIIMAAGNSGATYNPNNISVWLGDVQVVKEGKPAVFDEQTASEQLKQQTVVITIDLQEGSAEATAWGCDLSYDYVKINASYRT; encoded by the coding sequence ATGATAAAGACAAAACAAGCGGCATATACAATCATAGAAGATGGAAATGTCAGCAGTCCTGGCGGTTTCCAGGCGGGCGGGGCTGCTATTGGTTTGCGAAAAGGAAATAAACTGGATCTTGGATGGATTTACTCGGAAATCCCGGCATCTGCTGCTGGCGTTTATACATTAAATAGCTTTCGTGCTGCACCGCTTCTTGTGACGGAAGAAAGCATTCAGCAAGAAGGGAAGCTACAAGGGATTGTTGTGAACAGTGCGAACGCCAATGCCTGTACAGGAGAAGAAGGGCTGATAAATGCTTATACCATGCGGCAGACATTTGCTGATCAGCTTGGCATTCCGGCAGCGTATGCAGCAGTAGCTTCAACTGGTTTAATCGGTGTCCAGCTGCCTATGGATAAAGTGATTGATGGTATTCATTCGATAGAGCCGCAAGGTCAGGCGGATGATTTTGCTCATGCCATTTTGACAACAGACACTTGCACGAAGCAAGTTGCTGTCACCGTCTCCATTGATGGTGTTCCAGTTACGATAGGCGGTGCTGCGAAAGGTTCTGGTATGATCCATCCGAACATGGCAACGATGCTTGCCTTTGTGACGACAGATGCCGCCATACCTGCTGATGTGCTGGAGCAGCTGCTCAAGCAATCGACCGATCAGTCTTATAATATGATTACGGTTGATGGAGACACGAGCACCAATGATATGGTGCTTGTGCTTGCAAACGGAAAAGCCGGCAATAAGGAGCTGCATGCAGACCACCCAGAGTGGGAGAAGTTTTACGAAGCATTCCATTATGTATCACAAGAGTTAGCGAAAAAGATTGCCCGTGATGGAGAAGGTGCAACAAAGCTTGTGGAAGTTCGAGTACAGCATGCAGCATCGGCAGGGGAAGCTGGTGCAATCGGGAAGACAGTTGTTGCCTCTAGTCTTGTTAAAACAGCCATCTATGGAGCAGATCCAAACTGGGGCAGAATCATTATGGCTGCAGGAAACAGCGGCGCAACGTATAATCCAAATAATATTTCCGTTTGGCTTGGTGACGTGCAAGTTGTTAAAGAAGGGAAACCAGCTGTATTTGATGAGCAAACAGCTAGTGAACAATTGAAGCAGCAAACCGTAGTAATCACGATTGATCTGCAGGAAGGATCTGCAGAAGCGACTGCCTGGGGCTGTGATTTATCTTATGACTACGTCAAAATCAATGCTTCCTACCGGACGTGA
- the argC gene encoding N-acetyl-gamma-glutamyl-phosphate reductase, which translates to MKVAIIGGTGYGAVELLRFLHIHPYAEVKTIISHSSAGRSLTDYYPHTDGFVTGSLETFDVKALSEQVDFAFFAAPPGVSRDLLPRLAEAGIRCVDLAGDFRLRDAAVYKEWYQQDAAPEELLEKAVYGLPELNAKQISEADVVANPGCYPTATLLGLLPAVHNGLINPASIIIDAKSGLSGAGKAPTAISHYSEINENIKAYKLGSHKHIPEIEQALAGVSGSQHPVSFTTQLVPMTRGIMATMYADLTTDKTTSELLESYENYYASHPFVRLRSLGEWPATKEVAASNFCDIGLHLDERTNRLTVVSVIDNLVKGAAGQAIQNMNIMQGWEQTAGLWTLPVYP; encoded by the coding sequence TTGAAAGTAGCAATAATTGGCGGTACAGGTTATGGAGCGGTAGAATTGCTGCGTTTCTTGCATATACATCCATATGCAGAAGTAAAAACAATTATCTCCCATTCTAGTGCGGGGAGATCATTGACGGACTATTATCCGCATACAGATGGGTTTGTAACCGGAAGTTTAGAAACTTTTGATGTAAAAGCATTAAGTGAGCAGGTGGACTTTGCGTTTTTTGCCGCTCCGCCGGGTGTGAGCAGAGATTTGCTCCCGAGACTTGCAGAAGCAGGAATTCGCTGTGTCGATCTGGCAGGTGATTTTCGATTAAGGGATGCCGCTGTTTATAAAGAATGGTATCAGCAGGATGCAGCTCCAGAAGAACTATTAGAGAAAGCCGTATATGGACTTCCAGAGCTGAACGCGAAGCAGATAAGCGAGGCTGATGTCGTAGCAAACCCCGGCTGTTATCCGACGGCGACGCTTCTTGGGCTGCTGCCGGCAGTACATAACGGGCTCATCAACCCAGCCTCTATTATTATTGATGCCAAATCCGGGCTATCCGGAGCTGGCAAGGCACCAACAGCCATTTCACACTACAGTGAGATAAATGAAAATATTAAAGCGTATAAACTAGGTTCCCACAAACATATTCCAGAAATCGAACAAGCGTTAGCAGGCGTATCCGGTTCTCAGCATCCAGTCAGCTTTACCACACAGCTCGTTCCGATGACACGCGGTATTATGGCAACAATGTATGCGGACCTTACAACCGATAAAACAACATCTGAATTATTGGAATCATATGAAAACTATTATGCAAGTCATCCATTTGTTCGCCTTAGGTCATTAGGCGAGTGGCCGGCAACGAAGGAAGTAGCAGCTAGTAATTTCTGTGATATAGGGCTTCATTTGGACGAACGTACGAATAGACTTACAGTCGTATCTGTAATTGATAATTTGGTTAAGGGAGCAGCAGGGCAAGCCATTCAAAATATGAATATTATGCAGGGCTGGGAGCAGACAGCAGGGTTATGGACGCTGCCGGTTTATCCATAA
- a CDS encoding sodium/proline symporter, translated as MIATFIIYLAAVFIIGYTAEKFISKGEEGFYLGDRNFGAFSTAISAGATDSSGWIFIGAAGQAYLAGISTMWMLPGFLIGYFVNWFVVAPRLRKFSEKSEALSMSDFFEKRFNDKSHLLKITSSVIIIIFFVAYMGSQLSAAGKTLDAVIDFDFNTGLVLSGIFVLGYSILGGYRSVMVTDVTQGVMMLLVLAGFPLYMILFQLGGFGTFFDTVRSIDPLLASPAAGNIGSLAVGVIIGHIAFGFGVPGQPHISQRFLSAKDNSTIKQGSIIAMAWIIISMTGANLLGLIGRVLLPNLEDPEYVFPTVAMEVSHPIIAGVIVGAIFAAIQSTFSSQLMVTTQAIASDIWKSISKKEYSSKQSLIISRTAMVVLTLLAIGIALLNLQSVFALVQYAWAGLAASFAPVLIFSLYSNIATKWGAFSSMITGSLVTVIWKGLGLDAYLYEIIPGLVISTLVLLIVSKLTKQRDNAPLKEESMNL; from the coding sequence ATGATTGCCACGTTTATCATTTACTTGGCTGCGGTATTCATTATTGGATACACCGCGGAAAAATTTATATCAAAAGGCGAGGAAGGATTTTATCTCGGAGACAGGAATTTCGGAGCTTTTTCTACCGCCATTAGTGCAGGAGCAACAGACTCCAGCGGGTGGATCTTCATTGGAGCTGCCGGTCAAGCATATCTTGCAGGTATCTCGACCATGTGGATGCTGCCCGGATTCCTGATTGGTTATTTTGTGAACTGGTTTGTCGTTGCTCCTAGATTACGTAAGTTTTCCGAGAAATCGGAGGCATTAAGTATGTCTGACTTCTTCGAAAAACGCTTCAATGATAAATCGCACTTATTAAAAATCACCTCTAGCGTCATCATCATCATTTTCTTTGTTGCCTATATGGGGTCTCAGCTATCTGCTGCAGGTAAAACGTTAGATGCTGTCATTGATTTCGATTTCAATACAGGCCTTGTACTTAGTGGTATCTTCGTATTGGGCTATTCCATTCTGGGCGGATATCGTTCGGTTATGGTTACCGACGTTACCCAAGGGGTTATGATGTTACTTGTTCTAGCTGGTTTCCCGCTCTATATGATTTTGTTCCAGCTTGGCGGTTTTGGTACGTTTTTTGATACAGTGAGAAGTATTGACCCATTACTTGCTTCACCAGCAGCAGGAAATATTGGTTCCCTCGCAGTTGGGGTAATTATCGGTCACATCGCATTTGGTTTTGGTGTACCAGGTCAGCCGCATATATCGCAGCGCTTTTTGTCTGCTAAAGACAATAGCACTATTAAGCAAGGATCGATTATTGCGATGGCATGGATTATCATCTCTATGACAGGAGCTAACCTGCTTGGATTAATCGGCCGTGTCTTGCTTCCTAACTTAGAGGATCCGGAATATGTATTCCCTACTGTTGCGATGGAAGTATCGCACCCGATTATTGCCGGTGTTATTGTTGGTGCTATCTTTGCCGCCATTCAATCGACATTTTCTTCGCAGCTGATGGTGACAACGCAAGCAATTGCAAGTGATATTTGGAAATCCATTTCGAAGAAAGAATACTCAAGCAAACAATCTCTTATTATCAGCCGGACGGCTATGGTAGTTCTGACGCTGCTTGCTATTGGTATAGCGCTGCTCAATTTACAATCAGTCTTTGCACTTGTTCAATATGCATGGGCTGGATTAGCAGCAAGCTTTGCTCCGGTTCTTATATTCAGTCTTTACTCGAATATTGCTACTAAATGGGGGGCCTTCTCCAGTATGATTACTGGTTCACTTGTGACGGTAATCTGGAAAGGTTTAGGCTTGGATGCGTATCTGTACGAGATTATCCCAGGCTTAGTTATTTCAACACTTGTACTGCTCATTGTCAGCAAACTAACTAAACAGCGTGACAATGCTCCACTGAAAGAAGAAAGCATGAATCTGTAA
- a CDS encoding GntR family transcriptional regulator produces MKIKSLYKTIYDDLVSKIMSGYYKEGQKLPSEKELDQLYHASRTPVRQALSKLESDGFIYRLQGRGSFVSDNRPKQLWTRMTGFTNYYLSEWEKITSRTIDVEKVPAPAAISPLLKLTDGDNELLTKMTRIRFYDGDPIIYLQHYLHPRFPVESLQSNENFFSIAEILNEEFQVKVARADEEIEAIMADDYLKDVLQLDDAHTPLIKVTRTSYTAADEPVDVNVYYVNSKKWKFEVSFRQSEKNFEFF; encoded by the coding sequence GTGAAAATTAAGTCTTTGTATAAGACCATCTATGATGATCTTGTCAGTAAGATCATGAGCGGATACTATAAAGAAGGCCAAAAGCTTCCATCTGAAAAAGAACTGGATCAGCTTTATCATGCAAGCAGAACACCTGTGAGACAGGCCTTATCCAAACTGGAAAGTGACGGTTTTATCTACAGGCTTCAAGGGCGCGGATCCTTTGTATCTGACAATCGCCCAAAACAGCTATGGACAAGAATGACTGGATTTACCAATTACTACTTAAGTGAATGGGAAAAAATCACTTCACGTACAATCGATGTTGAGAAAGTACCAGCACCAGCCGCGATTTCTCCGCTGCTGAAGTTAACGGACGGTGACAATGAGCTGCTGACCAAAATGACGCGCATTCGTTTCTATGATGGTGATCCTATCATTTATTTACAGCATTATCTGCACCCGCGTTTCCCAGTTGAATCGCTGCAATCAAATGAAAATTTCTTCTCTATTGCAGAAATTTTAAATGAAGAGTTCCAGGTGAAGGTAGCACGAGCGGATGAAGAAATCGAGGCTATTATGGCTGATGATTACTTAAAAGATGTCCTCCAGCTGGATGATGCACACACTCCTTTAATCAAGGTAACCAGAACATCTTATACGGCAGCAGATGAACCCGTAGATGTAAATGTTTACTATGTTAATTCGAAAAAGTGGAAATTCGAAGTAAGCTTTCGTCAGAGCGAGAAAAATTTCGAGTTTTTCTGA
- a CDS encoding HPr family phosphocarrier protein, whose amino-acid sequence MMRSKKTLIHVAVDINQTANQFKSSIVLVMDNKVVDAKSMLGLSNSVLTSDFFRLEIYGEDAEEAKKAMRDVFLSNGLPVEISDK is encoded by the coding sequence ATGATGCGATCCAAAAAGACGCTTATTCATGTTGCTGTAGATATCAACCAGACTGCAAATCAATTCAAATCAAGCATTGTACTTGTAATGGATAATAAGGTAGTGGATGCGAAAAGCATGCTTGGCCTTTCTAATTCGGTGCTTACTTCAGACTTTTTCCGCTTGGAAATATACGGTGAAGATGCGGAAGAAGCGAAAAAAGCAATGCGGGATGTGTTCTTAAGTAACGGGCTGCCTGTTGAAATCAGTGACAAATAA
- a CDS encoding fumarylacetoacetate hydrolase family protein: protein MKLVTYKAGKELHPYRIGSSVEGRVIDLQEAYRHFLLAEGEVDLAMSVASLLPADPHVFYQMGPQALKRAYRAEAFALTEGLETVQYRAEEVKVGPPVPSPSKIICVGLNYKDHIEEMGRELPEYPVLFGKFVNAVCAHDQGVYHSKLTEKLDYEGELAVVIGRRAQEVPEKEAMEYIAGYTIANDVTARDLQRRTPQFLQGKTLDRSAPMGPYLVTADEIEDVSNLAIRTFVNGEKRQDSNTGQLIFSVPHLISFISGIMTLEPGDIIMTGTPNGVGFAMDPPQFLKEGDVVEIEIEGLGQLRNAIIPKPSRL from the coding sequence ATGAAGCTAGTAACCTATAAAGCTGGAAAAGAGCTGCACCCATATCGAATTGGAAGCAGTGTTGAGGGACGTGTCATTGATCTGCAAGAGGCATATCGGCATTTTCTATTGGCAGAGGGAGAAGTGGATTTAGCGATGTCGGTAGCGAGCCTGCTTCCCGCTGATCCGCATGTATTCTACCAAATGGGCCCACAAGCATTGAAGCGTGCTTACCGAGCGGAGGCATTTGCTCTCACAGAGGGGCTTGAGACTGTGCAATACAGAGCAGAAGAAGTGAAAGTAGGACCGCCAGTACCAAGCCCTAGTAAGATTATTTGTGTAGGCTTGAATTATAAAGATCATATAGAAGAAATGGGCAGAGAACTGCCGGAATATCCAGTTCTGTTCGGTAAATTTGTGAATGCGGTTTGTGCACATGACCAAGGTGTATACCATTCGAAGCTAACTGAAAAGCTGGACTATGAGGGGGAGCTTGCGGTTGTCATTGGCAGAAGAGCGCAAGAAGTACCGGAGAAAGAGGCAATGGAATACATAGCTGGCTACACAATTGCCAACGATGTGACAGCACGTGATCTGCAGCGGCGGACACCGCAGTTCCTGCAAGGGAAGACGCTGGATCGAAGTGCGCCAATGGGACCGTACCTTGTCACTGCTGATGAGATTGAAGATGTATCCAATCTTGCAATTCGGACGTTTGTGAACGGGGAGAAGCGCCAGGACTCTAATACAGGACAGCTTATTTTCTCTGTTCCGCATCTCATTTCATTCATCTCAGGCATTATGACGTTGGAGCCGGGGGATATCATTATGACCGGCACTCCGAATGGTGTTGGTTTTGCGATGGATCCGCCACAGTTCTTGAAAGAAGGGGACGTAGTCGAGATTGAAATAGAAGGTCTCGGCCAGCTTCGGAATGCTATCATTCCGAAACCATCACGATTGTAA